From the Toxotes jaculatrix isolate fToxJac2 chromosome 15, fToxJac2.pri, whole genome shotgun sequence genome, one window contains:
- the LOC121194605 gene encoding ADP-ribosylation factor-like protein 6, whose translation MGLLDKLSGWLGLRKKEVNVLCLGLDNSGKTTIINQLKPTNTQAQEIVPTIGFNIEKFKSSSLSFTVFDMSGQSRYRNLWEHYYKESHAIIFVIDSGDKLRMVVAKEELDTLLNHEDIRSKKIPVLFFANKMDLRDAMSSVKVSQMLCLENIKDKPWHICASNAIQGEGLQEGLDWLQDRIKTMNT comes from the exons ATGGGGCTGCTGGATAAACTGTCGGGCTGGCTGGGCCTGAGGAAGAAAGAGGTCAACGTTTTGTGTTTGGGCCTGGACAACAGTGGCAAAACCACTATCATCAACCAACTGAAGCCAACTAAT ACGCAGGCACAAGAAATAGTCCCAACAATTGGCTTCAACATTGAAAAGTTCAAGAGTTCAAG CCTGTCTTTCACAGTGTTTGACATGTCTGGGCAGAGCAGATACAGAAACCTGTGGGAGCATTACTACAA AGAAAGCCATGCCATCATATTTGTCATTGACAGTGGTGACAAACTGAGAATGGTTGTTGCCAAAGAGGAGCTAGATACTCTTCTCAACCATGAAG ATATCCGCAGCAAAAAGATACCAGTATTGTTTTTTGCTAACAAGATGGATCTGCGGGATGCCATGTCTTCTGTCAAGGTCTCACAGATGTTGTGTTTGGAGAATATCAAAGACAAACCCTGGCACATCTG TGCCAGCAATGCTATCCAGGGAGAGGGCCTACAGGAAGGGCTGGACTGGCTACAAG ATCGtatcaaaacaatgaacacatGA
- the LOC121194604 gene encoding F-box only protein 47-like, producing MVRMKKASRHVGKNTLVLKSKPYKRTLPPARTIMTRSQCITPTSFFHRLPLEVFHMILDQLSVLEISVFSMVSKEISRSVMGYISTLAWQNKTIIQSFHHSTCLERRPNIGYYRNLGLLFKRCTLLLPTKERLKFIFSKFSRMPCFMLEQCLVPDSTGFCSYGVFLQTIIAGWDEMECHRVFNFLCDLTNLLQKIEAVITAKPGVRLHQELQLRLFCRQVLLDPWLNQPEYLFWLTQLLKPWPMVNQAHLLLILYGPLLPEGTLSWQDLVDRALPHGALWDLARAILMLFGKGLTSDSRLAILEELIAIPQPWHMENVARLLVLCGSSLCYTVLARKALNGQLLEISRLIVYILLVCEKDGCHMRWAVKLVQQICRVFSTAPERFCFIRQLENMFSELTRECFEFSVAGNRLEDRETFQNLCILLDSSAHFHTKFLHMFLK from the exons ATGGTAAGGATGAAGAAAGCCTCCAGACATGTTGGGAAGAACACACTGGTGCTAAAGTCCAAGCCGTACAAGAGGACTCTTCCTCCAGCCAGAACCATCATGACCCGCAGCCAGTGTATCACCCCCACCAGCTTCTTTCACAGGCTCCCATTAGAGGTGTTTCACATGATCCTGGATCAACTGTCGG tgctgGAGATCAGTGTGTTTAGCATGGTGTCCAAAGAAATCTCTAGAAGTGTCATGGGCTACATCTCCACCCTGGCCTGGCAGAATAAAACGATAATCCAAAGCTTTCACCACTCCACCTGCCTTGAGCGGAGACCCAATATTGGATACTACAGAAACCTGG GTTTATTATTCAAGAGATGTACCCTGTTGCTGCCAACAAAGGAGAGGTTAAAGTTTATCTTTAGCAAGTTTTCACGG ATGCCCTGCTTCATGTTGGAGCAATGTCTAGTTCCAGACTCCACTGGCTTTTGCAGCTATGGTGTCTTCCTCCAG ACAATAATTGCCGGGTGGGATGAGATGGAGTGCCACAGAGTGTTCAACTTCCTGTGTGACCTCACAAACCTGCTGCAAAAAATTGAGGCAGTTATCACTGCAAAAccag GGGTGAGGTTGCATCAGGAGCTGCAGCTCCGTCTTTTCTGCCGTCAGGTTCTGTTGGACCCATGGCTGAACCAGCCGGAGTATCTGTTCTGGCTAACCCAACTCCTGAAGCCTTGGCCCATGGTCAACCAGGCACACTTACTGTTAATCCTCTATGGACCCCTGCTGCCTGAGG GCACTCTTAGTTGGCAGGATCTGGTGGACAGGGCGCTGCCTCACGGCGCTCTGTGGGACCTGGCGAGGGCCATCCTCATGCTGTTTGGCAAAGGCCTGACATCTGATTCGAGGCTGGCAATCCTGGAGGAGCTCATTG CCATTCCCCAGCCGTGGCACATGGAGAACGTGGCTCGTCTCTTGGTGCTGTGTGGCAGCAGCCTCTGCTACACTGTCCTGGCCAGGAAGGCTCTCAATGGACAACTCCTTGAGATCTCCAGACTCATCGTCTACATCTTACTG GTGTGTGAGAAGGATGGCTGTCACATGAGGTGGGCGGTGAAATTGGTACAGCAGATCTGCAGGGTCTTCAGCACGGCTCCTGAAAGGTTCTGCTTCATCCGACAACTGGAGAACATGTTTTCAGAACTCACCAGGGAGTGCTTTGAGTTTTCTGTAGCAG GGAACCGCCTTGAAGACAGGGAGACTTTCCAGAACCTGTGTATCCTCCTGGACTCCAGTGCTCACTTCCACACTAAATTCCTCCACATGTTCCTGAAATAG
- the LOC121194664 gene encoding claudin-14-like: MASMAVQLLGFFLGLLGLAGTVVATLLPHWRSTAYVGSNIITATAYMKGLWMECVWHSTGIYQCELYRSLLALPRDLQAARALMVLSCITSVLASLVSVMGMKCTRFARGSLIKSPLAMSGGICFLCAGLLCLVTVSWTTNDVIMDFYDPFLPSGLKYEIGLAVYLGYASACLSLSGGLVLCWSSSRGRSPSPPQMQRNQPSSPPPAFNHIYPPAPLYKPPEALKDNHAPSLCSLSSSGYRLNNYV; the protein is encoded by the exons ATGGCCAGCATGGCAGTTCAGCTCCTTGGCTTCTTCTTAGGGCTGTTGGGCTTAGCAGGAACTGTAGTTGCAACTCTGCTCCCCCACTGGCGCAGCACAGCGTATGTGGGATCTAACATCATCACAGCCACAGCCTACATGAAAGGCCTGtggatggagtgtgtgtggcaCAGCACTGGCATTTACCAGTGTGAGCTGTACAGATCTCTACTGGCATTGCCACGCGACCTGCAG GCAGCCCGGGCACTCATGGTGCTCTCCTGCATCACCTCAGTTCTGGCATCTCTGGTGTCCGTGATGGGGATGAAGTGTACCCGCTTTGCCCGTGGCTCTTTGATCAAGTCTCCGCTGGCGATGAGTGGCGGGATTTGTTTCCTCTGTGCCGGTCTACTCTGCTTGGTCACCGTGTCCTGGACCACAAACGATGTCATAATGGATTTCTACGACCCCTTCCTCCCCAGTGGGTTGAAATATGAGATCGGACTGGCCGTGTACCTCGGTTACGCCTCGGCCTGCCTCAGTCTGAGCGGAGGACTGGTGCTGTGCTGGAGCAGCAGCCGTGGCAGGTCACCGAGTCCCCCTCAGATGCAGAGGAATCAACCATCATCACCTCCCCCTGCCTTCAACCACATATATCCCCCTGCTCCACTCTACAAACCCCCTGAGGCCCTGAAGGACAATCATGCTCCCTCACTTTGCTCCCTTTCCAGCAGTGGCTATAGGCTCAACAACTACGTCTAA